The Brienomyrus brachyistius isolate T26 chromosome 7, BBRACH_0.4, whole genome shotgun sequence DNA segment ATGTCCAGCTATCTAACAAGTAACTTTCTGGAGAACACTGCACTACtgttaatttttttatatattgtaaagttaaattatgcatttttttcttgaGTGAATATATACTTTCTATccagacattttctttgacgGCCTAAGACCTTTTCAAAGCACTTCTAGCTCAAAATCCCATATTGAATAAACTGCAGTTGTACTTGGATGGACGGATGAAATGCAGAGTAGCGCAGACGTCTGGCTTGAGGGAGTTCTGTACCTCTCTTGAGCTGCTGGGTCTTGACAGTGACCTCCCACTCCATGGAGGCCACCTTCCTCTTGTGCTCCTGGACAGCCCTCTGCAGACCGTCGTTCAGCTCCTGCTGCTGCTTCTGGAGAAAGCGCTGCTCCTGGGGATTGGGAGAAACACAGGCCTTGTCTGCATCATTCCGCACCATTCGGCACCATAAACTTAACGAAAATGGAGCCTCCATGTGCACAGAAAACCTGGCACAATGAAAAAGTTGGGGATCCCTTGAAAAGTCAATCCACATGGTGCTTCCAAGCGACTGAAGCTTAGTTTCTGGGTTTTGTGACACTTTCTTTTAACAGTATACATGTGGAACAGGATGGTGATACAGTTGTtagcactgtgacctcacagcTCCAGCTTTGACGGCTCCGTGTGTGGAGCATGCATGTTCTCCAGCTGGTGTCTTTAAACAGCTAGTTGTCTGAGTGTGTGCCCTCCCGTGAACTAGCACTATGAGGATTGCCCCCTGCCCCGCGCCCCATGATTTCTGGGAAAGGCACCAGGTTCACAATGACCCTGTATTGGGTGAGCAGTCACAGGACACTGACGGATGAGCAGACATGAACCTGAATGTGTTTCATAGATAATTCCCCAGTCACGGCTCCCTGATCACTCACCTCCCGGGGGTCGGCTTTCAGCGCAGGCGCCTTCCGCTCCAGCTCGCGCTCCTGCTGCGCCTTGAGCCGCCGTGCCTCGTCCCGCAGCCGCGCCGTGTGCTCCGCCTCCATGCGGTCGGCCTGCTGCCGGTACTGTCGCTCCACCCTCTCCAGCTCTCCATCGTAATATTGCTTCTTGCTCTGCATTGAGGCAACACAGACAAATGGTGTTTTTTGGCCCACAGTCAGCCGGTCGGAATCACAGTTCAAGGTAGCGATGCTATCTGGTGACGCCTCATGTGTCCTTTTAAttgctgtatgtgtgttttttcatTGTTTATATGATTACTGGTCAGAgaagcccacacacacacacacacacacacacacacacacacacacacacacacgatgagTAACGACCCATTTTTCCACTTGTGCCAAGGTGAGGCTGGGATGGTAGGACAGTAGTTGTTTTCCGGTATCTGTCTTCCACAACAAACTTCACGCAGAGGCTTAGGAAACAcatctgatgggggggggggtggtgtgaaCCTCTCAATATTAAATTCAgtatcacccccaccccaccaaaaataaaacaaacatttgcattttaataATCAAGTTCTGCCCCCGAGTATCAAGCTCTCACTTACCGTTACGTAACTTTTACTCAAACTTACCGTCATTTCTTGCTCAATATGGCGGAACATCTGCTCCCTCTGCTGCTGCAGCCGCTGCTCCATCTGCCCATACTCTCTCTGCTCCTCACGCTGCAGGACCTTGAGTGCATGCAGCTCCTGCCGTCTGCAAAGTTACAACACAAGCAGCTACAGACGGCCTTTGTAAGTTTCTTATTTTCAGGTAGGTGCTCTGCGGAATTTCGGAGTCATTTTTTAGTATTCAGTATGACTTCAGCACGATCATGTCATTTTTACACTAAGGGGGCGGCGTCACCTGACTGATCGCAGCTGCTGATCCTTTTTGTCACCGTCATCGATGACTTTAGATGTGGTGACACTCACTTCCCGCCCGTCCACCATGAACTTCCGCGTCTTTTTAATTGTTTTCCTGTTAGAAGGCAGATCCTAAACGGGAGGCAAAGGGAGGAGGCAAGAAGGGATCAATCTGGGCTACATTTCGGCTTTTTTTTGTGGAAGGTAGCCTTGGGCGTTGGCTCACTCACCCCGTCAGGTCCTGACGTTAGAGGAAATGGAATCTCCGCATCTGGGCTGTACGGCTGGATCCTGTTTAGAGGCGATCCTGGTTGATTCTCGATCAGCTCGTAACCACCGGATCTAGTGCTCACATTGTCTGGTGTGTGGGGCCCTGCAGCAATCCCGTTCAGAACATCTTCCTGCCCTCCATCTCTTTTAATCTCAATCTCCTCTACAAAGTTGACCCTCTTGCTGGATTTCTTGGACGCAGTGACTGACTCTTTGCTGTCCTCAGACGTCTTGCTGTCAGCGTTTTCTCCATCGTCTGTTTTCTCCTTGTGCTCTTCAGGCAGCTCTGTCACCTCATCTGCCGTAGCTCCTGGTACTTTTCCAGGATCTCCTGGCATGATGTCTGCTGTCctttcctcctccacctcctctttTTCCTCCACTTTTACTGCTCCAACACTATCTGTCTCTTCGACTCCCCCAGTTTTTCcatcctcatctgtttcttcctTGTCTAAACTTTCGCAATTCACTGGTTCTGGCTGGTTTTCTGTTTTCCCAGATTCCTTTTCTTTATCCATGTCGCCGTCATCTGCTTCTATCCGTCCCACTTTTTCCTTCTCTAACTGAATGTATGAGATGTTGGTTTCATTATCAGCCAATACCATTGTCTCCTGTTTAGACCATGTGGCCTCACTGCCATCATGCTCAATGCCTTCATCATTGGCTATCTCTGAATGGACCGGTGATTGCTCAGTGTCCATTATTTTTACATCCAGTTCCTCCAATACTGTACCTTTTTCATACATCTCCACTGACCCTACTTCCTTCTGCAGTCCCACCTCCTCTCTGAAACCTTCTGCCTCACTGTCTTGCTCTTTTATTTTCAGTATTTCCACCTCCTCcacaactccttcatctatccTCTTTACCTCGTTACGTTCCACACCGTCAACTTCAGGTTCTTCCACCTCCTCcacaactccttcatctatccTCTTTACCTCGTTACGTTCCACACCGTCAACTTCAGGTTCTTCCATCTCCTCcacaactccttcatctatccTCTTTACCTCGTTACGTTCCACACTGTCAACTTCAGGTTCTTCCACCTCCTCcacaactccttcatctatccTCTTTACCTCGTTACGTTCCACATCGTCGACTTCAGGTTCTTCCGGCTCCTTCACAACTTTCTCTATCACACTCTGGCTTTCTTCTCTAATGTCAACTTCGTTGGTCGGCACAACGGCTCGAAGATTTGCTTCTTTGTTTATTGTGCACAAATCTAGGTATTCCAGTGCCGAAAACCTCGATTTCCCATCATCTTTTGAGTAAGTCTTTGGCCAGTCTAATGATAAGGTTAGGACCAGCTCATTCTGCAGATGGAGTGGCACACGGGAAACGTCACAGGTGAATCCCATATCCAGATCTGGTGTTTTGCTGTTTTGGGAGCATTCTGTAGAACTTGTAGGCACTGCCTTATCTGCATTGACCTCAATTACCAAGCCTGTAGAATCCTCATCTGTAACTGCAGCACTGCCAGCTTCATAATCACAAGTTGGACCCATGTCTGTTTCAGGTGAATCTGTTGCTTGACATTCAGCCTTACGTGCCGCTGCGATCTCTTCCTCATGCTCATGTGGACTTCCTGCTTTGTCACTGCCTCTGGCTCCACCTTCATCGGCTGTCGAAAGGGACGTCTCTTCTTTATTAGTGATGCTCGTGCTTTTTTCCGAATTCTCCGGGCTTCCCAGAGGGCCGAGTCTCTCAGCACTCGGTGAGGCCACCTGGCCGCTTGCCTGGGCGTCCCTCTCATTCCTCTGCGCCGTTGCTTCCTCCCAAAAGCCTGACTTGCAGCGCCTGGAGCTGCCAGTCAGAAAGGAGAACAGGGTTCCGGGGACCGACAGACGCCTCATTAGCTTCTGCTTGTTCTTTGCAGCGCTGGATGACCTCCGGGTCACAAGAACATCCTCGTTCTTCTTCGGCTGCGCAGAGGCAGTGAGGTCCCGCTCCCTGTTGCCTTGTTCCGTAGCGGGCGGGGCGTCTGGAAGGCACTCGGCCTGCTTCACTGGTCCACTAACATCTGCCTCATCCCCCAGCAGGGTGCTCTGTGTCTCAGAATCATTAGCGATCTCTTCTGGCAATGACTTCTGCAGGCCCAACAGTGACTGGAAAGAGCAAACACACCTTAAGTATATGAAGTTTTTAATCTAGCAGGATAACATTCCGCATTGTgttatacactaatatgcttcTCTTAATTGTTTCATGTAGGTTTGAAGGAGTAGTAAGTAGATTACTAATAATATTGCAAACAGGTAGCATAAAAGAGACAGGTCTGACCTCTCTGGAGATGACAGGTGCCAGTCACTAGACTATATATGTGTAAGTGCAAAAATCAGTGATAACAAAGGGAAACATGGCAGTATACAGTAAGCAGAAATAATTAAGCAAAAGTGTGCTTAAAAGTTTGTTTAAAAGTACAGAACGACTGCCTTGTTATCCGAGGGCTGCGGAGGCAGCTTCATACCTCGGCCTCGATCTCCTCGGTGACTTCGGCCTTGGCCTCTGCGATGAGATCACGTAGGGCGTGGCCGTCTCGCCCCGCGTAGGCGAAGGGGTGGGCCTGCAGCTGCTGCGCGCTCCAGCGCGACTCGGGGTTCTTCTGCAGAGCTCTGCGCAGGAAATCCTGGAAGTGGGACGACCTGGGACGCGGAGACCATGGGGAGCAACGTTATCACGGCTGCACAAATCCCTGGGCCTTTGCCCCCCCACAGACACTTACTCACGATAAATTTTACCATGTGGGGTGGGGgatgtgagtggggggggggggggggtacccaaAGATAAAGCATGGGGACAAATtgagaaaaacagaaaagccGCACAGCTTGCCCCCATGAAGATGACTGgtaggtcagacagacagtcagGCCTTATTGCGATACACCTGTCCAGTGGTTTAACTTGTTTTCCATCCGATCAAGCCAATTAAGGCCAGTCACTAGTAGAAAGTTTCTgaaattttaaatacatttaatacattttagttacattttagtcagctattttttatttagttttggtCTTATATTTTAGTTTTAGTCACATGTtacatattaataaaaatacactATATTGAAAGCAGGAAGTGAAGCAGAGTATTCCAAATGCCTAATTTACTTAGAAAACAGGACAGCACCTGTCACGCCCACCTCACGTAATCGGCGATAGTTACCGGAAACTACGGGAAACCACCGTATTTAAGCCTCGCACTGACATTAGTCTGGTGCGAGGTATTGTGGTGATGTACATACTGAACGCTCTGACTATTCGTTGTCTCCCCAGTTATGTTCCGTCTTCCTGGCCCTGCCCCCTCCTTCCTcggctcctgcctgccctcctgcctgtccaCCCTCCCCGTGACGCCCCTCTTGGATTCCCCGTGTTCGTTCCCTGTGTCTCCGGCTTGACCTACTGGCTTCTCGACCCGCATCCCCTTTCTCGACGACGACACCGGATCACGTTCTGGACTCTGGCTTCTGGTTCCTGGCATTGACTCGAACACGGATCACGACTTTCCCCTCCCTTAAGCCCTAATAAACCCGGTTGCCTGTATCTGTCTCCGTGGATCTTCCTGGGCAGGACAGCACCAGTACTTTGTATCGTCCTCTATAACATTTTGTACGgctggagaatacagagcagagtccattcctctttacagaatctatCCAGgttggatttaaaaaaattttcagtgtgagatgaagctacttcaccaaaaggtggatttttttctacaaatatttacacggggtgccaataattgtggagggctcTGTACATGTGCTTTACATATGTGATTCTGCTGGGAAGCGACTGATAGAGCAGGATTTGGTATGACAGGGCTGTGTGGACTCACCATATACGGGGGTTAGcgagtgtgggagggggggacttGGCGATCTTCAGCAGGACCCTCATGGGATTGAGAGAGTGGTGCGGGGGCTCTATCTCAGCGGCCTCGATGAGCGTGATACCCAGGGACCAGATGTCTGCCTTGGTGCTGTAAGGGTTGTCCTTGGAGGTCTCACACTGCACCACCTCTGGGGCCATCCTAGGACCGAAAGACAGAGGAGTCGACTCACAGAGCAGCCGCTACAGCAAACGTAGAGTgttttacagacattttaaaagaagaaaaagaaataaaacaagcaaacaagAAATAATAAGCAGAATAAAagtaatgcatatatatatgtataatctGATTATTATATGTGCATAAAGTGATAAAAAATCTGATTATCGTAGATGATTATATGCAATGCCTTGACACAGCTGTTGGAGTGCTGAGCATTTCCTCCTGAGCATTTCCTCCTGAGCATTTCCTCCTGAACATTTCCTGTAAGCTGACACATACTGTATCTTCCCTCTTAGGTGTCATGTGGCATTTGTAGCACACCCTGAGACCCGGGTTACTGACCAGTAAGGAGTTCCAATAAAGGTTGCCCTCCTCTGCAGGGTGTCGACATTTTTTGCAGATACTCCGAAGTCAGCTAtgggaaaagaaaagaaaaatgtaagAGCAAATGTTACGAGATCCAAACAGACAGATAAGATATAATTTCTATGGTAAGGTGCTGAGGGAAGCTTCATGCATTAGTTTTTATCGGTAACACATTACTTAATGGGgcacttagtaataactcaattactactgaagtaaatatcatgaacaaatcatgaacacatATAGTCACCTCTTAAGACagatcacgattcattaatgatgaaccaacatgagatcagtaatgAACTTGCGTTAgtcatgacttgttccttcagtagttcacaagagtttacagaattaacaggtacagtaacaaatatagtgacTGCTCTAAGTAAAACTGGCATTACGATTCAGTAATGACAAATGAGCATGAGATAATTGTGTAATTAAGATTTACTTTGCGGTTAAtgcataagtaatagcataatactatgtCAATATATGTTTAGGTGAGGTTTTTACCCAGCTTGACGTGACCCTCTGTGGTGAGCAGGATGTTGCCAGCTTTCAGGTCTCTGTGGATGATGTGGTGCTGATGTAGGTAGGACAGAGCCTGCAGCGTCTGCCAGCACACCTCACTGATCTGCTGCTCCGACAGGCCACGTTCCAGCTCTGCAGAGCGCCCACTCATGTCAGTGCGCACAGAACCGCCCATACCGGAGTCGCACTTTCGATAACGCGCCGCTTTTCAAAGCTGGTCTGCTTTCACAGGCAGCCATTACAATTTTCGGCAAGTGACGCTACAACCTGCTGGTGAAGCTGCCTCTTGGCTTGGGGCtgcttgttttgctgatattttCTTTTGTGTTGAAGAATGCATGGAAAGCATGAGCATATATTCAGGATTATGTTTCTGTACACATGTTTCTGAGGGGCGGTGCGGAGTTTGAGGGTTTAGGACATTGCACCCATGATCAGAAGGGTGCTAGTTCAAATCTCAgggttgggcccctga contains these protein-coding regions:
- the LOC125746607 gene encoding serine/threonine-protein kinase 10-like isoform X3, with amino-acid sequence MASLLMRIFRMGGEKKRVKQYDNLKRDVDPSESWDTLQELGDGAFGKVYKVCNKTTKALAAAKVIEVRSEEQLEDYIVEIDILASCRHGHVVALLDAIFFEGWLWILIEFCPGGALDDIMLELERGLSEQQISEVCWQTLQALSYLHQHHIIHRDLKAGNILLTTEGHVKLADFGVSAKNVDTLQRRATFIGTPYWMAPEVVQCETSKDNPYSTKADIWSLGITLIEAAEIEPPHHSLNPMRVLLKIAKSPPPTLANPRIWSSHFQDFLRRALQKNPESRWSAQQLQAHPFAYAGRDGHALRDLIAEAKAEVTEEIEAESLLGLQKSLPEEIANDSETQSTLLGDEADVSGPVKQAECLPDAPPATEQGNRERDLTASAQPKKNEDVLVTRRSSSAAKNKQKLMRRLSVPGTLFSFLTGSSRRCKSGFWEEATAQRNERDAQASGQVASPSAERLGPLGSPENSEKSTSITNKEETSLSTADEGGARGSDKAGSPHEHEEEIAAARKAECQATDSPETDMGPTCDYEAGSAAVTDEDSTGLVIEVNADKAVPTSSTECSQNSKTPDLDMGFTCDVSRVPLHLQNELVLTLSLDWPKTYSKDDGKSRFSALEYLDLCTINKEANLRAVVPTNEVDIREESQSVIEKVVKEPEEPEVDDVERNEVKRIDEGVVEEVEEPEVDGVERNEVKRIDEGVVEEVEEPEVDGVERNEVKRIDEGVVEEVEILKIKEQDSEAEGFREEVGLQKEVGSVEMYEKGTVLEELDVKIMDTEQSPVHSEIANDEGIEHDGSEATWSKQETMVLADNETNISYIQLEKEKVGRIEADDGDMDKEKESGKTENQPEPVNCESLDKEETDEDGKTGGVEETDSVGAVKVEEKEEVEEERTADIMPGDPGKVPGATADEVTELPEEHKEKTDDGENADSKTSEDSKESVTASKKSSKRVNFVEEIEIKRDGGQEDVLNGIAAGPHTPDNVSTRSGGYELIENQPGSPLNRIQPYSPDAEIPFPLTSGPDGDLPSNRKTIKKTRKFMVDGREVSVTTSKVIDDGDKKDQQLRSVRRQELHALKVLQREEQREYGQMEQRLQQQREQMFRHIEQEMTSKKQYYDGELERVERQYRQQADRMEAEHTARLRDEARRLKAQQERELERKAPALKADPREEQRFLQKQQQELNDGLQRAVQEHKRKVASMEWEVTVKTQQLKRARESVIWELEQRHLQEKYHLFKQQVKEQFSLQRQQLTKRHSKDKERTGRFQQSLIEEQKARQMQERTQLQRSQRAEAKASLLQFKLELRKQGLSSTEQKQCLSQFLLEEEGRQKQEKQNLQQTHEQQQTELQEQCESSVAELQQLQNEKLQLLVEREKTKIRGLENEHTLELNEWKNRLSCRKEVLEEDLERRRREKQGTRRRSEPEPRSTARRVRFFPSFT
- the LOC125746607 gene encoding serine/threonine-protein kinase 10-like isoform X1, whose product is MASLLMRIFRMGGEKKRVKQYDNLKRDVDPSESWDTLQELGDGAFGKVYKVCNKTTKALAAAKVIEVRSEEQLEDYIVEIDILASCRHGHVVALLDAIFFEGWLWILIEFCPGGALDDIMLELERGLSEQQISEVCWQTLQALSYLHQHHIIHRDLKAGNILLTTEGHVKLADFGVSAKNVDTLQRRATFIGTPYWMAPEVVQCETSKDNPYSTKADIWSLGITLIEAAEIEPPHHSLNPMRVLLKIAKSPPPTLANPRIWSSHFQDFLRRALQKNPESRWSAQQLQAHPFAYAGRDGHALRDLIAEAKAEVTEEIEAESLLGLQKSLPEEIANDSETQSTLLGDEADVSGPVKQAECLPDAPPATEQGNRERDLTASAQPKKNEDVLVTRRSSSAAKNKQKLMRRLSVPGTLFSFLTGSSRRCKSGFWEEATAQRNERDAQASGQVASPSAERLGPLGSPENSEKSTSITNKEETSLSTADEGGARGSDKAGSPHEHEEEIAAARKAECQATDSPETDMGPTCDYEAGSAAVTDEDSTGLVIEVNADKAVPTSSTECSQNSKTPDLDMGFTCDVSRVPLHLQNELVLTLSLDWPKTYSKDDGKSRFSALEYLDLCTINKEANLRAVVPTNEVDIREESQSVIEKVVKEPEEPEVDDVERNEVKRIDEGVVEEVEEPEVDSVERNEVKRIDEGVVEEMEEPEVDGVERNEVKRIDEGVVEEVEEPEVDGVERNEVKRIDEGVVEEVEILKIKEQDSEAEGFREEVGLQKEVGSVEMYEKGTVLEELDVKIMDTEQSPVHSEIANDEGIEHDGSEATWSKQETMVLADNETNISYIQLEKEKVGRIEADDGDMDKEKESGKTENQPEPVNCESLDKEETDEDGKTGGVEETDSVGAVKVEEKEEVEEERTADIMPGDPGKVPGATADEVTELPEEHKEKTDDGENADSKTSEDSKESVTASKKSSKRVNFVEEIEIKRDGGQEDVLNGIAAGPHTPDNVSTRSGGYELIENQPGSPLNRIQPYSPDAEIPFPLTSGPDGDLPSNRKTIKKTRKFMVDGREVSVTTSKVIDDGDKKDQQLRSVRRQELHALKVLQREEQREYGQMEQRLQQQREQMFRHIEQEMTSKKQYYDGELERVERQYRQQADRMEAEHTARLRDEARRLKAQQERELERKAPALKADPREEQRFLQKQQQELNDGLQRAVQEHKRKVASMEWEVTVKTQQLKRARESVIWELEQRHLQEKYHLFKQQVKEQFSLQRQQLTKRHSKDKERTGRFQQSLIEEQKARQMQERTQLQRSQRAEAKASLLQFKLELRKQGLSSTEQKQCLSQFLLEEEGRQKQEKQNLQQTHEQQQTELQEQCESSVAELQQLQNEKLQLLVEREKTKIRGLENEHTLELNEWKNRLSCRKEVLEEDLERRRREKQGTRRRSEPEPRSTARRVRFFPSFT
- the LOC125746607 gene encoding serine/threonine-protein kinase 10-like isoform X2; this translates as MASLLMRIFRMGGEKKRVKQYDNLKRDVDPSESWDTLQELGDGAFGKVYKVCNKTTKALAAAKVIEVRSEEQLEDYIVEIDILASCRHGHVVALLDAIFFEGWLWILIEFCPGGALDDIMLELERGLSEQQISEVCWQTLQALSYLHQHHIIHRDLKAGNILLTTEGHVKLADFGVSAKNVDTLQRRATFIGTPYWMAPEVVQCETSKDNPYSTKADIWSLGITLIEAAEIEPPHHSLNPMRVLLKIAKSPPPTLANPRIWSSHFQDFLRRALQKNPESRWSAQQLQAHPFAYAGRDGHALRDLIAEAKAEVTEEIEAESLLGLQKSLPEEIANDSETQSTLLGDEADVSGPVKQAECLPDAPPATEQGNRERDLTASAQPKKNEDVLVTRRSSSAAKNKQKLMRRLSVPGTLFSFLTGSSRRCKSGFWEEATAQRNERDAQASGQVASPSAERLGPLGSPENSEKSTSITNKEETSLSTADEGGARGSDKAGSPHEHEEEIAAARKAECQATDSPETDMGPTCDYEAGSAAVTDEDSTGLVIEVNADKAVPTSSTECSQNSKTPDLDMGFTCDVSRVPLHLQNELVLTLSLDWPKTYSKDDGKSRFSALEYLDLCTINKEANLRAVVPTNEVDIREESQSVIEKVVKEPEEPEVDDVERNEVKRIDEGVVEEVEEPEVDSVERNEVKRIDEGVVEEVEEPEVDGVERNEVKRIDEGVVEEVEILKIKEQDSEAEGFREEVGLQKEVGSVEMYEKGTVLEELDVKIMDTEQSPVHSEIANDEGIEHDGSEATWSKQETMVLADNETNISYIQLEKEKVGRIEADDGDMDKEKESGKTENQPEPVNCESLDKEETDEDGKTGGVEETDSVGAVKVEEKEEVEEERTADIMPGDPGKVPGATADEVTELPEEHKEKTDDGENADSKTSEDSKESVTASKKSSKRVNFVEEIEIKRDGGQEDVLNGIAAGPHTPDNVSTRSGGYELIENQPGSPLNRIQPYSPDAEIPFPLTSGPDGDLPSNRKTIKKTRKFMVDGREVSVTTSKVIDDGDKKDQQLRSVRRQELHALKVLQREEQREYGQMEQRLQQQREQMFRHIEQEMTSKKQYYDGELERVERQYRQQADRMEAEHTARLRDEARRLKAQQERELERKAPALKADPREEQRFLQKQQQELNDGLQRAVQEHKRKVASMEWEVTVKTQQLKRARESVIWELEQRHLQEKYHLFKQQVKEQFSLQRQQLTKRHSKDKERTGRFQQSLIEEQKARQMQERTQLQRSQRAEAKASLLQFKLELRKQGLSSTEQKQCLSQFLLEEEGRQKQEKQNLQQTHEQQQTELQEQCESSVAELQQLQNEKLQLLVEREKTKIRGLENEHTLELNEWKNRLSCRKEVLEEDLERRRREKQGTRRRSEPEPRSTARRVRFFPSFT